A genomic window from Arthrobacter globiformis includes:
- a CDS encoding ATP-binding cassette domain-containing protein, with protein MNAHRIDQQTLLKEEKDPLTHTPVHLLSLENVGKHYGNIVALTDVTMAVDNGRVTCVLGDNGAGKSTLIKIIAGLHQHDEGVLHIMGEERKFDSPRDALDAGIATVYQDLAVVPLMPIWRNFFLGSELTTGFGLFKRMDVQAMKDITKKELADMGIDLRDVEQPIGQLSGGERQCVAIARAVYFGAKVLILDEPTAALGVKQSGVVLRYILQARDRGLGVIFITHNPHHAFPVGDRFLLLKRGRSIGYYDKKDITLDELTAQMAGGAELAELAHELEQLGGHGDVVKEVQAEVADVADSTADARRASK; from the coding sequence ATGAATGCACACCGGATCGATCAGCAGACACTGCTGAAAGAAGAAAAAGACCCGCTGACCCACACCCCCGTGCACCTGCTTTCGCTTGAGAATGTGGGAAAGCATTACGGGAACATCGTCGCCCTCACGGACGTCACCATGGCCGTGGACAACGGCCGGGTCACTTGCGTCCTTGGCGACAACGGCGCCGGCAAATCCACTCTGATCAAAATCATCGCCGGCCTGCACCAGCACGACGAAGGCGTGCTCCACATCATGGGCGAAGAACGGAAATTCGATTCGCCCCGCGATGCACTGGACGCCGGCATCGCCACCGTCTACCAGGACCTCGCCGTCGTCCCCCTGATGCCCATCTGGCGCAACTTCTTCCTCGGCTCCGAGCTGACCACCGGCTTCGGCCTGTTCAAGCGCATGGACGTCCAGGCCATGAAGGACATCACCAAAAAAGAACTTGCCGATATGGGCATCGACCTGCGCGACGTCGAACAGCCCATCGGGCAGCTCTCCGGCGGTGAACGCCAGTGCGTCGCGATCGCCCGCGCCGTCTACTTCGGGGCGAAGGTCCTGATCCTGGACGAGCCAACGGCAGCGCTCGGCGTCAAGCAGTCGGGCGTCGTGTTGCGCTACATCCTGCAGGCTCGCGATCGGGGACTGGGCGTCATCTTCATCACCCACAACCCCCACCATGCCTTCCCGGTCGGGGACCGCTTCCTGCTGCTCAAACGCGGCAGATCGATCGGCTATTACGACAAGAAGGACATCACCCTCGACGAACTCACCGCCCAAATGGCCGGCGGCGCCGAACTCGCGGAACTCGCCCACGAACTCGAACAGCTCGGCGGGCACGGCGACGTGGTCAAGGAAGTGCAGGCCGAAGTCGCCGACGTGGCTGACTCCACGGCCGACGCCCGCCGGGCGTCGAAGTAG
- a CDS encoding ABC transporter permease, with protein MTMTPTMTKPAVADERVAKRNPLQKLLGRPEVGALVGAIVLFVFFASVSQTFIQPNAFATVLYGSSTIGIMAVGVSLLMIGGEFDLSTGVAVISSALTASMFSWYFSMNVWVGVILALVVSLGIGYINGWILMKTKLPSFIVTLATFLMLTGLNLGLTRMIGGGVSSPSISTMDGYQAARAIFASSVNIAGVDVKNTVFIWIALVAVASWVLLRTKVGNWIFAVGGDANAARAVGVPVKATKIGLFMAVGFCGWILGMHNLFAFDAVQSGEGVGNEFLYIIAAVIGGCLLTGGYGSAVGGAIGAFIFGMANKGIVYAQWNPDWFKFFLGLMLLLATIVNLIVKRRAELK; from the coding sequence ATGACCATGACCCCAACAATGACAAAACCAGCTGTGGCAGATGAGCGCGTTGCAAAACGTAACCCCCTGCAGAAGCTGCTCGGACGCCCGGAAGTTGGCGCCCTCGTCGGCGCGATCGTCCTCTTCGTCTTCTTCGCCTCGGTATCGCAGACGTTCATCCAGCCGAATGCCTTCGCCACAGTGCTTTACGGCAGTTCCACCATCGGCATCATGGCCGTGGGTGTGTCCCTGCTGATGATTGGCGGCGAGTTCGACCTTTCCACAGGCGTTGCAGTCATCAGTTCCGCCCTCACAGCGTCGATGTTCAGCTGGTACTTCAGTATGAACGTCTGGGTCGGGGTGATCCTGGCCCTCGTGGTCTCGCTCGGCATCGGGTACATCAACGGCTGGATCCTGATGAAGACCAAGTTGCCCAGCTTCATCGTCACGCTCGCGACGTTCCTGATGCTGACCGGCCTTAATCTTGGCCTGACCCGCATGATCGGTGGCGGCGTGTCCTCCCCGTCCATCTCCACCATGGACGGCTACCAGGCGGCTCGTGCCATCTTTGCCTCCTCGGTAAACATCGCCGGGGTGGATGTCAAAAACACCGTCTTCATCTGGATCGCCTTGGTTGCCGTGGCATCCTGGGTGCTGCTGCGCACCAAGGTGGGCAACTGGATCTTCGCGGTCGGCGGTGACGCCAACGCCGCCCGCGCCGTGGGCGTCCCTGTCAAAGCGACAAAGATCGGCCTGTTCATGGCGGTCGGTTTCTGCGGCTGGATCCTAGGCATGCACAACCTGTTCGCGTTCGACGCCGTCCAGTCCGGCGAGGGTGTGGGCAACGAATTCCTCTATATCATCGCTGCCGTCATCGGTGGCTGCCTGCTCACCGGCGGATACGGATCTGCCGTTGGCGGTGCCATCGGCGCATTCATCTTCGGCATGGCCAACAAGGGCATCGTGTACGCGCAGTGGAACCCGGACTGGTTCAAGTTCTTCCTGGGCCTGATGCTGCTCCTGGCCACCATCGTGAACCTGATCGTCAAGCGCCGCGCCGAACTGAAGTAG
- a CDS encoding substrate-binding domain-containing protein has protein sequence MKKFSWRKAALVAAVVPMMALSACSSTGGRPAENGNAAAGGQAASTPRIKVALITHAAPGDTFWDIVRKGAEEAAAKDNVELLYTSDPEGGRQAQLVQQAIDQKVDGIAVTLAKPDALKDSLKKATDAGIPVVSLNAGESVSAQLGAFTHFGSNEKLAGVAVGTKLSELGLKHPICVIQEQGHVGLEARCAGVKEKVAGTEILYVPGTDMAQVSSTVTAKLQATADADAIVGLGAPYTLTILKAVTGAGSKAKVASFDMNPELAQKIADGDVIFTVDQQPWLQGYGSIDALWQAKRGGFKIGGGQPVLTGPSIVDKAAANDVLKFAKDGIR, from the coding sequence GTGAAGAAATTTTCATGGCGGAAGGCGGCGCTGGTTGCCGCGGTCGTGCCGATGATGGCCCTCAGCGCCTGCTCATCCACCGGCGGAAGGCCGGCGGAAAACGGAAATGCCGCGGCCGGCGGCCAGGCCGCGTCGACGCCGCGCATCAAGGTCGCCCTCATCACGCATGCCGCTCCCGGGGACACCTTCTGGGACATTGTCCGCAAGGGCGCTGAGGAAGCCGCAGCCAAGGACAATGTGGAGCTGCTCTACACCTCGGACCCCGAAGGCGGACGCCAGGCACAGCTTGTCCAGCAGGCGATTGATCAGAAGGTGGACGGCATTGCCGTGACACTGGCTAAGCCGGACGCGTTGAAGGACTCCCTCAAGAAGGCCACGGACGCGGGTATTCCTGTAGTCAGCCTTAATGCCGGCGAATCGGTCTCTGCACAATTGGGCGCCTTCACCCACTTCGGGTCAAACGAAAAGCTCGCTGGCGTCGCCGTCGGAACGAAGCTCAGCGAACTGGGCCTCAAACACCCCATCTGTGTCATCCAAGAGCAGGGGCATGTGGGTCTGGAGGCCCGCTGCGCAGGGGTCAAGGAAAAGGTGGCGGGAACGGAGATCCTGTACGTTCCCGGTACTGACATGGCCCAGGTTTCCTCCACGGTTACCGCCAAACTGCAGGCTACTGCTGATGCCGATGCCATCGTTGGCTTGGGTGCGCCCTACACATTGACCATCCTGAAGGCCGTGACCGGCGCCGGCAGCAAGGCCAAGGTGGCCTCGTTCGACATGAACCCTGAGCTCGCCCAGAAAATTGCCGACGGAGATGTCATTTTTACAGTTGACCAGCAGCCGTGGCTGCAGGGCTACGGCTCAATTGATGCACTGTGGCAGGCCAAGCGCGGTGGATTCAAGATCGGCGGCGGGCAGCCCGTGCTGACCGGCCCGTCCATCGTCGACAAGGCAGCAGCCAATGACGTCCTCAAGTTCGCCAAGGACGGCATCCGCTAA
- a CDS encoding TIM barrel protein, whose product MSFRLAACAEMIYGELSLIERVQRIHEQGFEVELWDTRNRDIPALAATGARFSSMSGYFGGSLIDPDSADRVVESAEKLIPTALELGVERMVVHPAELGDGGVAVRPLHRSTGQMWLTGLRTLERLGRLGERHGVVFALENLNTVLDHPGIPLARAKDTLALVSAADHPHVRMMLDLYHAQIGEGNLIELVRGALPWIGEIQVADVPGRFEPGTGEINYGAIAGALAEAGYAGVIGLEAGASGGPGLASGDQALSAFRHAFVAG is encoded by the coding sequence ATGAGCTTCCGGCTGGCAGCGTGCGCCGAGATGATCTACGGCGAGTTGTCCCTCATCGAGCGGGTGCAGCGCATTCATGAGCAGGGGTTCGAGGTGGAACTTTGGGACACGCGGAACCGGGACATTCCAGCACTGGCCGCAACGGGTGCCCGATTTTCTTCCATGAGCGGATACTTCGGCGGCAGCCTCATCGACCCGGACAGTGCGGACCGGGTTGTTGAATCGGCGGAGAAACTCATTCCGACCGCGCTTGAGCTGGGTGTCGAGCGGATGGTTGTTCATCCGGCGGAACTTGGCGACGGCGGGGTCGCCGTGCGGCCGCTCCACCGCTCCACCGGACAGATGTGGCTGACCGGGCTGCGCACCCTGGAGCGGCTGGGCCGGCTCGGTGAACGGCATGGAGTGGTCTTTGCGCTTGAAAATCTCAACACGGTCCTGGACCACCCGGGCATACCGCTGGCCCGGGCCAAGGACACCCTGGCGCTGGTGTCCGCAGCTGACCACCCGCACGTGAGGATGATGCTGGATCTTTACCATGCCCAGATCGGCGAGGGAAACCTGATTGAACTTGTCCGCGGAGCTCTGCCTTGGATCGGGGAAATCCAGGTGGCCGACGTTCCGGGCCGGTTCGAGCCCGGAACGGGGGAGATCAACTACGGCGCCATTGCCGGGGCGCTCGCCGAGGCAGGCTACGCGGGCGTCATCGGGCTGGAAGCGGGTGCCTCGGGTGGGCCCGGGCTGGCATCGGGGGACCAGGCCCTCTCCGCCTTCCGGCACGCTTTCGTGGCGGGTTAG
- a CDS encoding Gfo/Idh/MocA family oxidoreductase, which yields MTYVQQPASDNHPVRLGLIGAGWIGAFHAESVARRIPHARLDAIADPALPAAGALAGKLGVARITADPADVINDPDIDGVLVASPARFHSGLIAAAARAGKDVFCEKPGGRTVVELDEALAAVDDAGVNVQFGFNRRFAADFAAARKLIDEGAVGTPQLLRSLTRDPGTAAGIASPERIAPGTIFLETLIHDFDTLNWLNPGAVPVKVHAVADALVAPEAKAGGLLDTAVVTVTYSNGAIAVAEANFNALYGYDVRGEVFGSAGMVSAGGPQASSAVSYTAAGIASDTVRLNIDLFHDAYTAELARFVDGVAARRAGRAPGGMAVPGGIDARNALAVALAAIRSHESGLPVDVSAVAHLQAAEPGLRLAGRQLTGAQPAGPGA from the coding sequence ATGACTTACGTCCAGCAACCGGCCAGTGACAACCACCCCGTTCGTCTCGGCCTGATTGGAGCCGGCTGGATCGGCGCCTTCCATGCCGAGTCCGTGGCCCGCCGGATTCCCCATGCGCGGCTGGATGCCATCGCTGACCCCGCGCTTCCCGCCGCCGGGGCCTTGGCGGGCAAGCTCGGCGTTGCCAGAATCACGGCAGATCCGGCGGACGTGATTAATGACCCCGACATTGATGGGGTCCTCGTGGCATCGCCTGCAAGGTTCCATTCAGGCCTTATCGCGGCTGCGGCCCGGGCAGGGAAGGACGTGTTCTGCGAAAAGCCGGGCGGCCGCACTGTCGTAGAACTGGACGAGGCCCTGGCCGCTGTAGACGACGCCGGGGTCAATGTCCAGTTTGGCTTCAACCGGCGCTTCGCTGCGGACTTCGCCGCCGCAAGGAAACTTATCGACGAGGGCGCAGTAGGCACCCCACAGCTCCTCCGGTCCCTCACCCGGGACCCTGGTACTGCGGCTGGAATCGCCTCCCCGGAGCGGATCGCGCCCGGAACGATCTTTCTGGAAACGCTGATCCATGATTTCGACACCCTGAACTGGCTGAACCCGGGCGCGGTTCCGGTGAAGGTGCATGCGGTGGCTGACGCGCTGGTCGCCCCCGAAGCGAAAGCCGGGGGCCTGCTGGATACTGCGGTGGTCACGGTAACGTACAGCAATGGCGCCATCGCGGTGGCCGAAGCCAACTTCAATGCTCTGTATGGCTACGACGTGCGGGGTGAAGTCTTCGGGTCGGCCGGAATGGTCTCTGCGGGCGGGCCGCAGGCATCAAGCGCCGTGAGCTACACGGCCGCAGGCATTGCCTCAGACACCGTGCGGCTGAACATTGATCTCTTCCATGACGCGTATACCGCGGAACTCGCCCGGTTCGTCGACGGCGTTGCGGCCCGCCGGGCCGGACGCGCGCCGGGCGGAATGGCGGTTCCGGGCGGCATTGATGCCCGCAACGCGCTGGCGGTGGCGCTGGCGGCGATCCGGTCGCACGAATCTGGCCTCCCGGTGGACGTTTCGGCTGTGGCACATCTGCAAGCGGCGGAGCCGGGGCTGCGGCTGGCGGGGCGGCAGCTCACGGGAGCCCAGCCTGCGGGGCCGGGCGCATGA
- a CDS encoding LacI family DNA-binding transcriptional regulator: MTEQQRRPTLMDVADAAGVSRALVSIVMRGAPGAAEATRQKVLDAARELGYRPDSRARLLRSTRTKLLGLSFSTAHAFHAEIVDAAYAEAGAKGYELALGGVTSGRPEARTIEALLDFGSEALILISPTLSSDELARYAGQVPVVSLLRNDVGDATDSVSSDDYEGIRLAVEHLVSLGHRRIVHIDGGSAVSAEPRRAAFRAEMERRGLEPAIIAGGAMEEDGMTAGNSLGPVMPTAVIAFNDRSALGVIESLRSQGQRVPADVSVLGYDDSQFARLSYVQLSSISQDAPQLAAAAVDRAVARIEGTQPAGHVVRTPHLVARRTTATPPAGG; the protein is encoded by the coding sequence ATGACTGAACAGCAACGGCGCCCCACCCTGATGGACGTAGCCGACGCGGCCGGCGTATCACGGGCCCTGGTTTCCATCGTGATGCGCGGCGCGCCCGGCGCGGCAGAAGCCACGAGGCAGAAAGTGCTCGACGCCGCGCGCGAGCTCGGCTACCGGCCGGACAGCCGCGCGCGGCTGCTGCGCAGTACCCGGACCAAACTCCTGGGCCTCAGTTTCTCCACAGCCCACGCGTTCCACGCCGAAATTGTGGACGCCGCGTACGCCGAGGCCGGAGCCAAAGGCTACGAACTCGCACTGGGCGGCGTCACCAGTGGCAGGCCCGAGGCCCGGACGATCGAGGCTCTCCTGGATTTCGGCTCCGAGGCGCTGATCCTGATCTCGCCCACGCTCAGCAGCGATGAATTGGCGCGGTATGCCGGCCAGGTGCCGGTGGTGAGCCTCCTCCGGAACGACGTCGGCGACGCCACCGACTCCGTGAGTAGTGATGATTACGAGGGCATCCGGTTGGCGGTGGAGCACCTTGTGTCCCTGGGGCACCGGAGGATCGTCCATATCGACGGCGGTTCCGCGGTCTCTGCCGAACCGCGCCGGGCTGCCTTCCGGGCGGAGATGGAACGCCGCGGCCTGGAGCCGGCCATCATTGCCGGCGGCGCGATGGAGGAAGACGGGATGACCGCCGGCAATTCCCTCGGCCCGGTCATGCCGACAGCCGTCATCGCCTTCAACGACCGCTCAGCCCTCGGGGTCATCGAGAGCCTCCGGTCACAGGGGCAACGGGTCCCGGCGGATGTGTCAGTGCTGGGCTACGACGACAGCCAGTTCGCACGGCTCAGCTATGTCCAGCTGTCCTCGATCAGCCAGGACGCGCCACAGCTTGCCGCCGCGGCCGTGGACCGCGCCGTGGCGCGGATTGAAGGAACCCAGCCGGCCGGGCATGTTGTGCGGACCCCGCACCTGGTGGCGCGCAGGACCACTGCCACTCCCCCTGCCGGCGGGTAG
- a CDS encoding MarR family winged helix-turn-helix transcriptional regulator: MDRWPTGRLLSTAARLVEHSWNEKLGAIGLTHAGVIAIEVLYNSGPMTQAQLAQLVRVQAQTMGKTLSRLESHGHIVRQRSTSDRRSHVVSLTERGTEAVMAAADMERSVLAAASIDPDLLRQELQAVVRELAKRFASPETNAIVASADSGLTVEANS, encoded by the coding sequence ATGGATCGCTGGCCCACAGGGCGTCTCTTGTCCACGGCGGCCCGCCTCGTTGAGCACTCATGGAACGAGAAGCTGGGCGCCATTGGCCTGACCCATGCCGGCGTTATCGCCATCGAGGTGCTCTACAACAGTGGCCCCATGACCCAGGCGCAGCTGGCCCAGCTTGTCCGAGTGCAGGCCCAGACCATGGGCAAAACGCTGAGCCGCCTCGAGTCGCACGGGCATATTGTGCGCCAGCGCAGCACTTCGGACCGGCGCAGCCACGTCGTATCGCTCACGGAGCGGGGCACCGAAGCCGTCATGGCTGCAGCAGACATGGAACGGTCGGTCCTCGCCGCAGCGTCCATTGACCCGGATCTGCTCCGCCAGGAACTTCAGGCTGTGGTCCGGGAGCTGGCTAAGCGCTTCGCATCGCCGGAGACCAACGCCATCGTTGCCAGCGCCGACTCCGGGCTGACTGTCGAAGCCAATTCCTAG
- the bcp gene encoding thioredoxin-dependent thiol peroxidase has translation MAEKLTPGDTAPGFTLKDATGAEVSLSDYRGRNTIVYFYPAAATPGCTKQACDFRDSLASLQAAGYEVLGISPDPAGKLASFADAQGLTFPLLSDEDHAVAEAYAAWGEKKNYGRTYEGLIRSTVVVDPDGKVAVAQYNVRATGHVAKLRKDLKLEEVG, from the coding sequence TTGGCTGAAAAACTTACGCCGGGTGACACCGCCCCCGGCTTCACACTGAAGGACGCAACGGGAGCGGAGGTCAGCCTCAGCGATTACCGCGGGCGGAACACCATAGTTTATTTCTACCCGGCCGCCGCCACGCCCGGATGCACCAAGCAGGCCTGCGACTTCCGGGACAGCCTGGCATCCCTCCAGGCCGCCGGCTACGAAGTGCTGGGGATTTCGCCTGACCCGGCGGGCAAGCTGGCCAGTTTCGCCGACGCCCAGGGCCTCACCTTCCCGCTCCTGTCGGACGAGGACCATGCGGTTGCCGAGGCATACGCCGCGTGGGGCGAGAAGAAGAACTATGGCCGGACCTACGAGGGCCTCATCCGTTCCACCGTGGTGGTGGACCCGGACGGCAAAGTTGCCGTGGCCCAGTACAACGTCCGGGCCACCGGGCATGTCGCCAAGCTGCGCAAGGACCTCAAGCTCGAAGAGGTTGGATAA
- a CDS encoding fasciclin domain-containing protein yields the protein MQSSKRSTFTVAGIAAAALLSLTACGGAAGTSSSSPAAAEPSASSMAPSPSETSAAAMDPAADLAGPGCADYAKQVPSGKGSVAGMALDPVAVAASNNPLLKTLTAAVSGKLNPKVDLVDTLNGSEFTVFAPVDDAFAKVDAATIETLKKDDALLSKILTYHVVPGQITPDKIVGTHKTVQGGPVTVTGTKDALKVDGANVICGGVQTANATVYLVDSVLMPK from the coding sequence ATGCAGTCTTCCAAGCGCTCAACCTTCACCGTCGCAGGCATTGCAGCCGCCGCTCTGCTGAGCCTCACCGCTTGCGGCGGCGCCGCCGGCACGTCCAGCAGTTCGCCGGCCGCCGCCGAGCCGTCTGCCTCCAGCATGGCGCCATCGCCGTCTGAGACGTCGGCGGCGGCCATGGATCCGGCCGCAGACCTTGCCGGGCCCGGCTGTGCCGACTACGCCAAACAGGTTCCCAGCGGCAAGGGTTCCGTCGCCGGCATGGCCCTGGATCCCGTGGCTGTCGCCGCCTCGAACAACCCATTGCTGAAGACGCTGACAGCCGCGGTCTCCGGCAAGCTGAACCCGAAGGTCGATCTCGTTGACACGCTGAACGGCAGCGAGTTCACGGTGTTCGCGCCGGTTGACGATGCCTTCGCCAAGGTCGATGCGGCAACGATCGAGACCCTCAAGAAGGACGACGCCCTGTTGAGCAAGATCCTCACCTACCACGTGGTTCCGGGCCAGATCACCCCGGACAAGATCGTGGGCACGCACAAGACCGTGCAGGGCGGACCGGTAACCGTCACCGGGACCAAGGATGCCCTTAAAGTGGACGGCGCCAACGTGATCTGCGGCGGCGTCCAGACGGCGAACGCCACCGTTTACCTCGTGGATTCGGTGCTGATGCCCAAGTAA
- a CDS encoding ABC transporter substrate-binding protein, which produces MPSSSIPRRTALKTGAVLLGLSLTSCTSEAEPTPSSAAASTTTAAAAPSETFTFGTASQPLGLDPALANDVESQRVTRQVLEGLVGVDQTTGEPTPLLATEWTQSADGMSYTFTLRPGIRFHDGSPFNADAVCTNFDRWFNFSEALRKQAPGTSFKGVFKEHADHAELSVFKSCTALSALRVRISLTERFTGFLQALTLPAFAMSSPKALAAGKADHLSLRRGGQALSAYATHPVGTGPFRFSAWDSAGVTLADNKEYWGTRGQIATLRFVTYDHPQTRLQALLDGRIDGYDAVTVGNFDQLVKRGMQIIQRDPFSVMYLGMNQEIPVLKDLKVRQAIELAIDKDTLIRRFFIDNTSQASQFVPPKLSGFNNNAPALGHDPRKAKELLAEAGYKGQALKFYYPMNVTRPYLPTPEKVYAELSRQLTAVGLNIQPVPVDWTDGYLQKVKNPGDHALHLLGWNGSYSDADNFLAPLFGEKNGEFGYQDPQVFSKIDRARGLPDGQERTQQYQTINAQIAESLPAVPIAFPISALALSDRVVSYPASPVLNEVFTKVQLRP; this is translated from the coding sequence GTGCCCAGCAGCAGTATCCCGCGCCGTACAGCCCTCAAGACCGGCGCCGTCCTTCTGGGCCTGTCCCTAACTTCCTGCACGAGCGAGGCTGAGCCCACGCCGTCGTCCGCCGCGGCAAGCACCACAACAGCCGCCGCTGCCCCTTCTGAGACCTTCACATTCGGCACAGCCTCGCAGCCTCTGGGCCTGGACCCCGCCCTGGCCAACGACGTCGAATCGCAGCGGGTCACGCGGCAGGTCCTGGAAGGACTTGTAGGCGTCGACCAGACAACGGGCGAGCCCACGCCGCTGTTGGCAACGGAGTGGACGCAATCAGCCGACGGCATGTCCTACACCTTCACCCTTCGCCCTGGCATCAGGTTTCACGATGGTTCCCCTTTCAACGCCGACGCCGTCTGCACCAATTTCGACCGCTGGTTCAACTTTTCCGAGGCACTCCGGAAGCAGGCTCCGGGTACTTCGTTCAAGGGAGTCTTCAAGGAACACGCCGACCATGCGGAGCTTTCCGTCTTCAAATCCTGCACCGCCCTGTCGGCACTGCGGGTGCGGATAAGCCTCACGGAGCGCTTCACCGGATTCCTCCAGGCCCTGACCCTTCCCGCGTTTGCCATGTCCTCCCCCAAGGCACTCGCCGCCGGAAAGGCCGACCATCTCAGCCTGCGGCGCGGCGGCCAGGCACTGTCCGCCTACGCCACCCATCCCGTGGGCACCGGCCCCTTCCGCTTCTCCGCGTGGGACAGCGCGGGCGTCACTCTCGCGGACAACAAGGAGTACTGGGGCACCCGGGGACAGATTGCCACCCTCAGGTTCGTCACCTACGACCACCCGCAGACGCGGCTGCAGGCCCTGCTGGACGGCAGGATCGACGGCTATGACGCCGTGACGGTGGGGAACTTCGACCAGCTGGTCAAACGCGGCATGCAGATCATCCAGCGGGACCCGTTCTCCGTGATGTATCTGGGCATGAACCAGGAAATTCCCGTGCTGAAGGACCTCAAGGTCCGCCAGGCCATCGAGCTGGCCATCGACAAAGACACGCTCATCAGGCGCTTCTTCATCGACAACACGTCCCAGGCTTCACAGTTCGTTCCGCCCAAGCTGAGCGGGTTCAACAACAATGCACCCGCGCTCGGCCATGATCCCCGCAAGGCCAAGGAGCTCCTGGCAGAGGCCGGCTACAAGGGCCAGGCCCTGAAGTTCTACTACCCCATGAACGTCACGCGCCCCTACCTGCCCACGCCGGAGAAGGTCTATGCGGAGCTCAGCCGCCAGCTCACGGCAGTCGGGCTGAACATCCAGCCCGTCCCCGTGGACTGGACGGACGGCTACCTGCAGAAGGTAAAGAACCCCGGCGACCATGCCCTGCACCTGCTCGGCTGGAACGGCTCCTATTCCGACGCGGACAACTTCCTCGCGCCGCTCTTCGGCGAGAAGAACGGCGAGTTCGGCTACCAGGACCCGCAGGTGTTCTCCAAGATCGACCGCGCCCGCGGGCTCCCGGACGGCCAGGAGCGCACGCAGCAGTACCAGACAATCAACGCCCAGATCGCGGAGTCGTTGCCTGCCGTCCCCATTGCTTTCCCGATCTCCGCCCTGGCCCTGTCCGACCGGGTGGTCAGCTATCCGGCCTCGCCGGTATTAAATGAAGTTTTCACCAAGGTCCAGCTGAGGCCTTGA